Genomic segment of Zingiber officinale cultivar Zhangliang chromosome 11B, Zo_v1.1, whole genome shotgun sequence:
ACAAATATTAAAGTCACCTCTTCGAACTTATTTAAAGTTGCTATGCTAATAAATATCAATACAAACATTAAACAAATATAAACAGTTTTCTAGATCCATCTTTTATTTCCTATAGGAGTTTTACATTCACTAGATGAGCAAAATATAAGTGCAGGCAGTGCTCAGAATATAAACTAGAGCAAAATTTAAAATGTGACCACTTAAATAGTTAAGGCATAAATAGTCAAACATAATTTTACATATATAACAGGAACATTTGGAATAAAGTAACAGTTACAATCTTAGAACTATCAGATTTGAGGTATTATGAATTACCTTATTTACGTAATTTTAAGGCACATAATTCATTAAAACACTTGGAGATAAACCAAGcccatttattattatttattacatAGGCACAATGTCAAATTACTacctaaataaaaattatatgagAATGAGACAGCTGGATGGGCATGTCAAATTACCAAGTTCATAAGCAAAATTTTTAGGTGTTGTGTTTTAGCCATTCTACTCATCATCATTGCAAAATAGTTAGCAAGTTCAAATATAACCATCTCACTTTTCTCATTTGGTACATAATGGGTGctaatgctttttttttttttaagactaGAAGCAATCTATGTGATGATTTATACTAATTACTCTACTCTTTTTGTTATTTCAACGGGATTGATCTGGGAACATGAATATAATAGTGAAGAAATTAAGCCATGAAGAGACTTACTTCGAGCATGTATAGCTTCCTGTAGATCGTTCACAGTAGCCTGAAAACGCACGCCAAGaaacaaatttttaaactcaAATCTACAAACAAAACAATTAAATAAGGGGGAAAAAACGGATCTGAACACTTCTAGTGAGCACATCGAACAATTAAACAAGATAAAGAGCAACAAACTGGAAATACAAAACACTGAGACAACCACAAAGAAAGACCTTAAGAATGACTCTTTGACCGGTTGCAGAGGATGATAAATCCCTCCGACAAATCATAAGAAACATGAATTTTGCTTATCAGACAGAGAGAAGAGAGGGAAAAAAAACCTCATCGGCGAGTTCAATCCCACCCTTGATGACCTCCCTCCCACTGCGAGACACAAGGGTTACCTTCATCCTTCTCTGCCTCCGACCGTGCCCACAGACGTGAGACGAGGAAGAAAAGAAGTTGGCAAGGCAGGAGGCCAGGAGCAGATCACAAGCAGGGCATGACGACCGATCCGTAGCATTTATTCCGAGGTATTCCGACTTGGATCATCCAACGGCGTTGATCGGATCATGGAAGATAAAAGGGCAAAAAAAAACAATCTTTTTCCTGCTACTTCGAATTCCACGCCCTGAGATCTATTAGGACCGTTGGATGGGAGATCTCCCTCTGCATCCGCAGTTCATCGCTCGCGTCGCAGGTCGCCGTACGGATAGGGAGGCAAGTTTATGGTTGGGAGTGGGAGATCGAACTAACCAAATTTATCCGAGAATTGAACAAGGAACATCCAAATTAAAAGCGGCAGTTGGATGAACCACCTACTTTCATTAAACACATACGCGCATTGATATCGTACTTATTTccttgagaaaaaaaaagaaattaaaatatttttctatttttaattacaTTAACATCCGTATGTCTATGTCAACAATCCATTTTCATCTATCATGcattttattttaaatactaatagagaaaaagtaaaaaaaatattaaaaaaaatgtacTTTGTTTTCAAATCTACCACCAAAGAGTGAGTTTCCTGAGTACTTTACCTGACCCAAATAAAGTAATTCAGATCTTTTTCGTAAAATATGGATTAGAGGACGGGTTGATGATCTCACGTATAAAATAAATAAGGTCATCATTTTTTTATCAATGGTGGGAAGTGGCATATCTTCTGATCCGTAttttacggaccagaggatctgcGCTTTAAAGCAGCTAAGATCCTCTGGTCTGTAAAACGCGAACCAAAGGATGGATCACTTTCCACAATTGATGGAGAGTGATGGTCTCACGTGTAAAATAAATAGGGCCAccactttccatcaatggtggaGAGTGATCCATCTTCTGGTCTGTATTTTGCAGACTAGAAGATTCGCGCTCTAAAGCAATTCAAATCCTCTGGTCTGAAAAACGCGAATCAGAGGATGTGTCACTCTCCACCATTAGTGGAGAGTGATGACCTCATGTGTAAAATAAGTAGGGGTCATCACTTTCCATCAATAGTGTAGTGTGGCCCATCCTTTGGTTCGCCTTTTGTGGACTAGAGGATCTGCGCTCTAAAGCAGCTtagatcctctggtccgtaaaaTGCGAACCAGAGGATAGGCCACTCTCCACCATTAGTGGAGAGTGATAGCCTCACGTGTAAAATAAGTGGAAGtcatcactttccatcaatggtggaGAGTGGCTCATCCTATGGTCCACGTTTTGTGGACCAAAGGATCCATGCTCTAAAGCAGCTCAGATCCTCTAGTCTGTAAAACGCGGACCAAAGGATGGGCCACTCTCCACCATTCGTAGAGAGTAATGGCCTCACGTGTAAAATAAATGGGGGtcatcactttccatcaatggtggaGAGTGACTCATCCTCTGGTCCGTGTTTTGCGGATCAGAGGATTCGCGCCTCTAAAGCAGCTCAGATTTTCTAGTCCGTAAAATGTTGACCAGAGGATGGGCCACTCTCCACCAATGGTGGAGAGAGTGATGGTGTCGCGTATAAAATAAGTGGGGGTCATCATTTTCCATCAATGATAGAGAGTGACTCATCCTTTGGTCCACGTTAAAGCAGTtcagatcctctggtccgtaaaaCGTGGACCAAAGGATGGGTCATTCTCCACCATTAGTGGAGAATGATGACTTTATGTGTAAAATAAGTGAGGGTCATTATTTTCTATCAATAATGGAAAATGATCCATTCTCTAATATGTATTTTACAGACAAGAAGATCTGTGCTCGAAATAAACGAGGACATTTCAGAAGACCAGTGTGAAAGTTAACATAGGTGCTGTAAGATAACTTGGGACAACTGGGCCATCGGCCCTTCTTTAGCCAGTCTCCTAGAGTGGTATTTAATGAATGGGAGGTTGATCAAATGTGTGAGTTATCTGTCATCAATTTATGAATCTTTGAGTGGTTAAAGGATAGTAGCAAACTTCGTCTGACAACCTGCACTTCGCCTGGCTAGCTACTTTTCGAATTTCAGTAATTTATAATCTTCATCTCCATCTAACCGCGATATTAATGTGACATCTCCAGTTGACCAAATCCCTCCTAGAAGATGCTAATATTCCCTCAAACTTTATCCGTTCAATAACAATTCAATCATTCCGGATAACTTAGTCTCTTCCAGTCGACTGAACGCTCTTCGATCGCTGAAATCCAATCACTTGGAGTTCTCTCGGTCGGAAGTCCTCCTCTTGATATATCGTCTTTTAAATGTCCTGTACATCTTTCTAACTCCGTTGGAGTTCTTTTTCACAATTTCTCATACTTCATTTTCAGTATCATCTTTCTATTAGAATTTATATGCTCCTTAGTCATTATATACTCCTTGGTCATCAGATACATGTATATTTTTCTAAATTCCTGAATATTTATACACATTAAAACACCATGAGGAATTTAACATGCTGCTGGTGCAATGCACTTGGCTTCTTGTCATAAGTAACAAGGAGGGTTCTCGTTGATGTCGAAGAACACAAACGAGGACGCCCCTGGATTTGAGAACTAACATTCATCGAGCTTATTCTCATATTAATCAGACTTGAGAATGATATATAGCAGCTGGAAAATTAAACGAGATAGGACTTCATTTTAGACTGATGCATGCTAATTGCTCTCATCGACTTCAAAATTAGAGCACGGGCTTGATCTAGCTACTTGTGAGTTCGCCCTTCATTTCTCGACTTGGGCTTCCTTGGCACGCATCGACCACGTACCTCTTCGTTCTCCTTCGCAGGATCATCCATCTCCAAGCCCCTGTTTTGATCTCGTTCTAGTAATCAAAGTGTGTAGTAATGGAATGTTTAGCCAAGCAGACAGAATTGGAGCAGAGCAGAAGCTTACCTATCAGCGTTGTAAGATGAGGACCTCTTCAAGCTTGGCATCTCGTCGCCGTTCCCGCCCGCCGCCGGCTTGTTGGTCTCCACCAAGCTCCCACTGAAGCACACCTCCTCCACTCTCATGGCCCGAAAGCTCGGGAAGTGTCCCATGGACTCCGCTCGGTCCAGCCCTCCGCTGTACTGCGGCATCAACGACAGCCCGCTGGTCCTCACCGAGGCCGAACCGCACGAGATCAGATGCATCAGCACCTCCGTGGCCTTCACTCTTCCGCTTAAGCAGCCGCCCTCCGCCCTctccttctgctccggctctgccGCCACGATACGGTAGCTGTCCGCCTTGATAAGCGCTTCTAGCGTCTCCGGGCTCGACGACGACAGTGGCGGCGGCGAGATCTCGTCTTGGCTGAGTTCGGTGGCGGGGTTCTCTACCGTTGTCAATGTCTTTGGCTTCTCGTCGGTCGGAGTAGCTCGCCGGCGATGCCGCCTGTGCTCGTCCGTCTGCGTGGACGCGTCACTCGACTTGACGGCGGAAGAGAGAAAGGTGTCATCTTGCGCGCGTTTCGAGGCTTCCACAGACTTCCCGGAACTGATGGAGGAAGAGGCGGAGCTTTCCACGGAGGCCGAGGGAGTAGAAGAGAAGTAGAAGTCCAGAATCCGTGTTCCTTTGAGCACGTACTCATTCCGATGAACAGGGTGGATGAAATCATCTTCCAACAGATCATGCCACACATAGCCATTTGTGTAGCTCCTGACGTGCAACAGAAAAGGATTGAGAAGATACAGATCATCGAGATCAACTCACACTCCTTCAGCGATCTCACCTCTTGCAAGACCAGGAGTACATGTCCGCCATGGCCCGGCCTCTGAGAACATGGAGACGGCTGATGACGTCTGCAAACAAGTCGCTCGATGAAATGCTCGCAAGGAATTTAGATGAACCAGTTACGCTTGTTTCGCTCGATGTCTACATAAAGCGTTACCTCTGAGGTAGAGCCCTTCTACAGTAGAGAAAGGAACCTCCACGAAATGAGGCTGCTCGAGGTTGCCATTCCTCGAGAGGTAGTAAACCACTTGAGCTTTTGCTCTCCGCTTCGGCTCAGTCCACACCATTGTCCTCTCTGGGCTCGTCTTCGACGTAAGCTCAGCTCTCCCTCTGGAAGCAACTGCCATTGCTCAATCGTCCCCAAGGTTTGACAGGGTTCCTCCAAGAAAGCTAGCTAGGAGTTGAAAAGTGGCAGCATTTGCTGAACGCAAAGAGTATTTCATTTTCCAGCTCTATTTTGTTTCTATAGTTTGCATAATAATACTAAAACCCTTTGATATTTTGTTCTTGCACATCTTGGTCATGTGACATAAAACTGagggtaatttttaaaataccatTTAAATTTTTATAGCACAGACTGCAGCCTGCAGGTGGCGCCTCGAGTTTCCCGCGGGTCCACTCGGATTAGGTGAAATAACCTGTTTGTTTTGTGTACAGTTAGAAAGtgagattttaaattttcatgGGTAACAAATAAAAGGatgttttcttttaatttaatcttaatttattattaaaaagatgctttttcctatttttaatgtAAAAGAGTTGCAAGAATCTTACTGCTCTGCCTCTGACGACAAAGAGAAACAGGAACAATTTGAAAGAAAGGAAGCTAGCGACTGCATTCCGTgccaattttattttaaaatgcatTAGAGGATTCGAATTCCAGCGGGAAAAAGTGGAGCATGAGAGCCGTGTAACGTGACTTGTCACCGTTAGATCATCACAATCATTGCAAAATAACAAAGTCGAAAATATAATTTAAGGTCCTAGTTAGGTCGTTTCTTTGGTTGTATCATCAACCTCATCCATGATGTGGGGGAGAGCCAGCACTTGATCTGTCTCCAGGGAACAACAGACAAATTTGTGCTGAAAGTGTCCGCCATGTGACCTTAATCTGGAAACGAGAGCTTACGAGTGGGATGAGTCATCAACTCAGCGAGCTGGCCGTGTCCTTTTGCCAACAGCAAGCTGCGTGGTTCGTCACTTCGTCACAACATTGAAGAAGATGACAACTAGTGACTGAAAAGGTGGTTTATATATACACTTCAATTTttatctagtttttttttttttccaaatttcttCTACAAATATTCGTGGTCACACTGGATTAAGAATCTTGGTGGAATCGACCGTCAAAGCCCAATCGAAATCTCATCGTGATCTACCAAAGAGTTGATCATCCACTAAAAGCAAATATTACCTTTAATTAATACAAATTAAGGAGTTTCTCTTTGAAATCTACTTACAAGTTTTTGCACTGATTAAGCTATCTTGTGGCCTTGGCAGGGGCTGCCAACCTGCACAAATCTGGACAACTTCTTTGAGGCAATCTGATGCAGCTTCCATTGTCCATGCTTCATAGCATTCATGTGCCTCGAACACGTTATCAGCACCGTCATCTACTACTATCAAACAAGGTTTTGCGCCATTAAGAAACAGATCGCACACGGACCTTACACGCCCACTAGCCCCTTCTTCCTTATCTCCTGCCTGCTCAAACaccacaaaattaaaaatttaattcaatGTGGAGCCTGCCTGTTTAGTTTTTTGACAGTAATATCAAATGTGTTTGGATCACTGGTACCTTCTCTGTCAGATATTTGAAGACCGTCTTCTTTTCCCCTGCTTCGTATATATTGCACTGAGATAGAATCTGAAGTGAAGAGAACAAGAGGTGGCCATCAAGTTCAGCAAAGGACACACATTTGCCTTGTAAGATTTATCAGACCTGTGACTCTACACTGGCACAGACAGCGTATATGCCCCAATTTCTTGTGTAATTGTTGTATAGGTGAACCTTGCCGAATCGAACACGAGGATGCCGCTGCCGCGTTCCGTCAAAGAAGCAGTGATGGATCGTCACGCCGATGCACCTGTCGGCGATGTTGCAGCTGTTTCCCCCAATTAGAATCGTTTTGTTGTGCTCTGAGAAGTGGCATCTGCCATTGAGAAATAAGAGCTATCAACTTGAAGGTGCCGGTAAATTGCCGAGGGGAAGTACCTTGAGATGGTTATGTCTGTGCTTTCGCAAGTAATGTCGATGAGTCCATCAGTGTAATCGCGAAAACTGCAACGGTCGATCCAGATGTGCCTTGACTCGGGCTTGATCTGAATGGCATCGACATCGTGCCCCCTTCCACCTTCGAATTCCAAATTGCAAACGATGACATGCTCACAGGCTTTCAACTGCAGCCCCTTCCCTGTCACCTTAACCTTCTGACCCCTTCCGTCAATGGTTTTGTAGGATGATACTCTCAAGAAGGAAGACAGGTGAATAGTTCCCGATACCTCAAAAACGATCCACAGAGGCTTATGGGAACGGCATCCTTCTCGAAGTGAACCACAACCATCATCTGCATGGAATTAGCCGGCAGAAGATGAGGAATTAAGTGTTACTtattcgaaatgatcaatgaaaaTTACTGTGAAAATTGATCATAAAAGAGTAGAAAACCAAAAGGTGGGATGTGCAAGACATACCTTCTAAGCTGGTGACAAGATAAAGGTCTCCATTTAGTCCTCCTATAGCAAACCGACCAAAGCCCTCGGCTCGACCGGCAAGGGCGCGGAGGCTGTCATCAGCCTCGGCGTACGGCAGGGTTAATGTTTCCTGAGCAATGCGTGGTTGGCAGATCAGGACGTCCATGGCGTAGATGAATTGAAAGGAAGAAGGCCCGGCGGGAGTGCAATTCGTACACCAAAATCATCCAATAAGAGTAGTTTAATTACACTGTAGAGGAAATGATGTAAATATAGATTTGAGAACTGTCGCCGTTGAAGAGTAACCGCATGGCGTTCAGTATCCCATAATTCGGATGTTACGCGCTCTCTTATAATAACCCAAGAGAGTTTCTAATTACAGAGGGTTTAACGGCCTGGTGGCCAACGATTTTCTTTTTAATTGTTTGTCTTTTAAGAGATTAGAATTCTTGAGTGAGCAGTAGACCTTTTCCTATTATATCTATTAAACTTTGCGATATCAATATGATGCACGAACATTGATGTCTCATATACGGAGGCTTGCATGAACTTCACAAATTACTTGCATGATATTGCTAGCTGGGCTGAAATCCACACATTCAGACGCAGAGCGTTGGACATAAAAGAGAATTGTTAAAGGATATTGTATAGCTAATACATAACTGCAAGCGAACATACGTAGGTGGGTGATATATACAGGTTAACAAGCTCATAAAATTCAACATCCTGTCTACCAGCATAGTCCCAACATTATCAGACTAAGTCATGGAGGTAATTGATGTCTGCCAAATTGAATTTCAGTTTAGAAATAAAGTTGCATCTAGACCATAGAAAATTCTTAAAGTCaaatagaagttttttttttcgaTTTAATGTCCCGTGATCTGTTATCACCGACACTCCTCTAAATTCAAAACGGATTCCTTTCCACTCGgtatctttattattatttgtagagaattaataatttttgatatttttgataatttctgtattttatatttgtttagattttgaattcgtttaaaaattttaggattgtgagtgttataattttttctttctttacaaaTTAGAAAGTATAGTCTATATATTagaatttctttcttttatttaagttttgagattttaaatttatatagacGACTTTTTAGCTATTTGAGGGAAGATCctcgaatatattttttttgaaaaaatttaaagGACGGCGATTATCTCTccttaccttctccttaaatccCCTTATTGTCAGTCCTCAGAATATCGCTATCATGTCTTGCGTTAACATTGGTGCTAGATTTTACAAATTAATTATGTTGAAAACTGAATTAATAGATATTTTATTAGTTCAATTTGTTTGATTTTTATTGGAAAGTTCGGTTAGTTCGActagtttgaaatttttttaatttgttcaGTTCGGTTTTGAATTGATTGCGTTAGTGCAATTAGCCTCtaagatttcgatgtttgacaatgtacctaagtTTGATTAGTTTTGACTAAGGGTTGATTCAAATAGGATTTCATGTttgaagagagaagtctagtttgGATGACTAGTAAGGGCACCTTCTAACTGCAAGTTAGGAAAGACAAACTCCAGGTAGGTTTGTAggatcggatgtctggcaagagtaagtcttaactagaggttaggcaaggcaaAGTTCAGGCAGATTTGTAGAACTAGATGTCTAGCAAGGATAAATCCTAATAATGTTCGCAAACGTGGTGTAGGATTTCATGTttgaagagagaagtctagtttgGATGACTAGCAAGGGCACCTCCTAACTACAGGTTAGGAAAGACAAACTCCAGGTAGGTTTGTAggatcggatgtctggcaagagtaagtcttaactggaggttaggcaaggcaaAGTTCAGGCAGATTTATAGAACTAGATGTCTAGCAAGGATAAATCCTAACTGGAGTTAAGACAAGGTAAAATCCAGAAAGTTTTGTAGAACCGGATGTCTGTTAAGAgtaagtccaactaggtcaaaggTGACTAAAGGCTTGGCAAAAGGAAATCCTGAAGGAATGAACCTTGGGTGGTGAGATCCTAAGGAGTAAGCTTTAAGTGGTAAAGTTTTAGATGTAGTCCAAGCATGaagcctagtaggtcgggtagacttaCAAGAGTGCAGCTTGAAActaagggattgacccttaggtggtaaACTTGGAGGTGGAGAACCTTCAAGCAAAAGGTAAGCCTAATAGAATGTCAGGTAAATTTACAGGAGTGTTGTTTGATCCTTAGAGATTGACATTTAGGCGGTAGACTTGAAACAAGGACATCCGAGCAAAAGGTAAGCCTAGTAAATCAAGTAGACTTACAGATATAGGCAAGGTTGCTTTTTATGTTCTGTATGATTGTTTTGCAAGAACTTAGAGCTAGAAGCAAAATAAAAAATAGACAAACACAAATGGGTGAACCAGACTTGACTAGGGTTGAACCAAACCTAAACTGATTCAATAAACCAAACCAGCAGTTTGATAGACCGACTAAGTTCGATTTTAAATTGCAGAGTTGTTAGAAATGTTGATATAGAAGCTGATGTGGAAAAAAATCAGGTTTAACTTGATGATTTGGACGAGAATAAGGAGAAGTTAGATGATGTGGATAAAGATGAGACTTCATCCAGATATGGTTTCATCTAGATGAAAGTTGATCCAGATAAGATTTGATCCAACTATATAAAAGGAGACGAAAACTCTATGTTTATAAATATTAATTCTCTACTCTATGGTCTTCGACTCTGTAATCAAAATTAGGGATGTAATGAACGAAGTGTTCGTGAACAATCTTGGTGTCCGGCTTGATAAAAGcttgtttatattcattcaatatacgcaagatcaattaaataaacaagcttaaataactcgttaaactaaacaaacaagcttgaacacgtatgtgttcagcttgttaacgttcatgaataatgttcagaaaccatatttattaataaaactcttatcgatatactaaataaataataaaataaataaatatatttaaattatcaagctcaataaccaatcaaaaaactagaagtttcaaacaatcaaacaagcttgaattgagagttcgataacatctaaacgaaccaagctcaagccaagcttgaattgagagttcgataacatctaaacgaaccaagctcaagccaagcttgaattgagagctcgataacatctaaatgaaccaagctcaagccaagtttaaACAAactcaagcttataaaaaataaaccaaacaaaGCTTGACAATCATTTCAAAGGTTTGGTTCGGCTTGGCtcagctcggttatcttatcaaataagtttgaacacccgaaagctcgactcggctcggctcggctcatttATAGCCCTACTCAAAATACGACAAGGCTCTACTCATGTGACCGATGAAGCGCTAGGAAGAGTGTGAGATACTCAGGACTTTCAGACCGATCGATGACACTTTGTGTGTATTTTTCATTACAATTTGTGTTTTGTTTTATATCTCCTGTGCTTGTGCTTAAACTGTTAGATTGTTTTCTCTGCCTCCAAAAAACTTATGAAAAAGAGACCACTAGTGGATGGTTGCTTCCCGTGATTAGACCTTAGACGTACTGACCTTGAgggttgggaaccaagtaaatccgcaAGTCTTTCTTTCTGGTTTTGTTGATTATTATTTCGTTGCGTACTAACTCTGATAGAAAGACGAGCAAACGAATGAAGAAATTGAAAAGAAAGTTGgtcgatattcatcccccctctctcGACGCACACccatcctacaattggtataagagTCTGGACTGCCCAATCACCAACTGTGCATAAAAGTTATAGTCTAATTGAGTCATGTGAATACAATATTAACCTCTAACAAAGGAAAGCTCCCGTGTTTGAATCAAGAGGGTCAAACACCAAGCAAGAAGTCCTGGTAGACAACCAGACAGAAAAGTTATAATTGCGGCTAGGTAAGGAAGATCTAGTAAGTCGGTTGGACTGAGGGCAAGGAAGTTCTATtgggtcgggtggaccgaggggcagaaaAACCTAGTGGGTCGGGTGGACCAAGGAGCAGAAAGACCTAGTAGGTCGGTTGAACCGAGGGACAAAAAGACCttgtgggtcgaggatcagatgtTCGCTTGAGGAGGGCCCTGTTGTCCTTCATTTaaggggagattgttagggtTGTAAGGCTACAAATAAAGTCATACTTTAAAAATACATGAGAAATATCATGAGCTTTTATAA
This window contains:
- the LOC122033473 gene encoding protein SOSEKI 5-like; this encodes MAVASRGRAELTSKTSPERTMVWTEPKRRAKAQVVYYLSRNGNLEQPHFVEVPFSTVEGLYLRDVISRLHVLRGRAMADMYSWSCKRSYTNGYVWHDLLEDDFIHPVHRNEYVLKGTRILDFYFSSTPSASVESSASSSISSGKSVEASKRAQDDTFLSSAVKSSDASTQTDEHRRHRRRATPTDEKPKTLTTVENPATELSQDEISPPPLSSSSPETLEALIKADSYRIVAAEPEQKERAEGGCLSGRVKATEVLMHLISCGSASVRTSGLSLMPQYSGGLDRAESMGHFPSFRAMRVEEVCFSGSLVETNKPAAGGNGDEMPSLKRSSSYNADRGLEMDDPAKENEEVRGRCVPRKPKSRNEGRTHK
- the LOC122034734 gene encoding probable pectate lyase 4 yields the protein MDVLICQPRIAQETLTLPYAEADDSLRALAGRAEGFGRFAIGGLNGDLYLVTSLEDDGCGSLREGCRSHKPLWIVFEVSGTIHLSSFLRVSSYKTIDGRGQKVKVTGKGLQLKACEHVIVCNLEFEGGRGHDVDAIQIKPESRHIWIDRCSFRDYTDGLIDITCESTDITISRCHFSEHNKTILIGGNSCNIADRCIGVTIHHCFFDGTRQRHPRVRFGKVHLYNNYTRNWGIYAVCASVESQILSQCNIYEAGEKKTVFKYLTEKAGDKEEGASGRVRSVCDLFLNGAKPCLIVVDDGADNVFEAHECYEAWTMEAASDCLKEVVQICAGWQPLPRPQDSLISAKTSCCWQKDTASSLS